A genomic window from Misgurnus anguillicaudatus unplaced genomic scaffold, ASM2758022v2 HiC_scaffold_29, whole genome shotgun sequence includes:
- the LOC129436774 gene encoding uncharacterized protein has product MDHKVSRQPFVVFGNSTSVQFDHDNILLGEVSPPLKDEVFSKIDPVQIKISGSQVSIINMINHDTKHHLDSTDHLIGQLMHDNEISAFIFVVRLGQLTDTDKMCLEWLQRVFGDSVLQFMMILFTYERKEEFGSIIDDLKKNTVEEKLVKKCGGRYHICSKTMNNQSEMSELMRKIDRLSNENQDKYYTEQMYSTQLRERKKQKKNAVRRNALTRGHTEQETELLIARWLQLASERNGG; this is encoded by the exons ATGG atcacaaggTTTCTAGACAGCCCTTTGTGGTATTTGGAAACTCTACATCAGTTCAGTTTGATCATGACAACATTCTACTCGGAGAAGTATCACCTCCTCTTAAAGATGAAGTATTCTCCAAGATTGATCCTGTACAGATAAAGATATCAGGAAGTCAGGTCTCAATCATCAACATGATTAACCACGATACTAAACATCACCTGGACTCTACGGATCATCTCATTGGTCAACTAATGCATGACAATGAAATCTCTGCCTTTATCTTTGTTGTGCGTCTGGGTCAGTTAACAGATACTGATAAGATGTGTCTTGAATGGCTACAGAGAGTATTTGGTGACAGTGTTCTTCAGTTTATGATGATTCTCTTCACTTATGAGAGAAAAGAAGAATTTGGATCCATAATAGATGATCTGAAGAAAAACACTGTTGAAGAGAAgctggtgaagaaatgtggaggAAGATATCACATCTGCAGCAAAACCATGAACAACCAATCAGAGATGAGTGAACTGATGAGGAAGATTGACCGTCTGTCTAATGAGAATCAAGACAAGTACTACACTGAACAGATGTACAGCACACAGttaagagagagaaaaaaacagaaaaaga ATGCAGTCCGCCGGAATGCCCTGACCAGAGGTCATACAGAACAGGAGACAGAGCTCCTCATCGCCAGGTGGCTGCAGCTAGCATCTGAAAGGAATGGTGGCTGA